Proteins co-encoded in one Corynebacterium tuberculostearicum genomic window:
- the dnaE gene encoding DNA polymerase III subunit alpha: MAKNSSFVHLHNHTEFSMLDGMAKVDMLADEVVRQEMPAVGMTDHGNMYGSDAFYRRMTGAGIKPIIGIEAYMAPESRFNKKRVLWGTPDQKRDDVSASGAYLHQTMIAENATGLRNLFTLSSLASYEGQLGKWPRMDAELIAEHADGIIATTGCPSGDVQTRLRLGQFNEALEAAAMWQDIYGKDNFFLELMDHGLDIEKRTRDGLLEIGRKLDLPPLVTNDCHYVLESQAPAHEAMLCVQTGKTFMDPDRFKFGGTGYYIKSAAQMRETWDDMIPDGCDNTLWIAERVQDYGEIWEEHTHDRMPIADVPEGHTPTSWLTHEVMEGLQARFPGQDVPEEYIERAKYEISVIEMKGYPSYFLIVAELIKHARSVGIRVGPGRGSAAGALVAYALTITNIDPLEHDLLFERFLNPERPSAPDIDIDFDDRRRGEMITYAAERWGEDKVAQVITFGTVKTKQAIKDSAKVHFGQPGFQMADRINGALPPAIMAKDIPLKGITDPDHERYSEAAEVRQMVESDPDVKKIYDTARGLEGVVRQAGVHACAVIMASVRLMDHIPMWKRPADGAYITGWDYPACEAIGLLKMDFLGLRNLTVIGDAIENIKRNRGEEIHLEQLHADDPTVSKVYDLLSRGDTLGVFQLDSGGMQELLKRMKPTGFKDIVASLALYRPGPMGVNAHWDYADRKNGRKEITPIHPELEEPLKEILDETYGLIVYQEQIMRISQKVANYTAGEADGFRKAMGKKKPEVLAQQYDKFWGGMQENGYSKSAMDALWGTIEPFASYAFNKSHAAGYGLVSFWTAYLKAYYAPEYMAALLTSVGDKKDKSAIYLSDCRHLGIKVLPPSVNESEEDFQAVGEDIRFGMGAIRNVGSEVVESIIKSRHDKGAFTSFSDYLDKIELAACTKRVTEALIKAGAFDDLNHPRKGLMLIHEDAVDAVQTTKKAADKGQFDLFAGIGGREDDESSNAFALDIPEDNWERKHELALEREMLGLYVSGHPLDGFEEALAAQTDTPLTKILNDEVHNGQELIIGGIISGVDRRFSKRDGSPWAIVTVEDHNGAQVEILVFNKVYSLVAPQIVEDNIILARVNVKVRDERRSLFCSDIRVPDLGPGGGAGLPLRLTMRTDQCTMENIARLKQVLLKNQGESDVYLELVDGSESTTMILGDHLRVERSGNLMGDLKATMGAGILG; the protein is encoded by the coding sequence ATGGCCAAAAACTCCTCCTTCGTCCACCTGCACAACCACACAGAGTTTTCCATGCTGGACGGCATGGCCAAGGTCGATATGCTGGCGGATGAGGTGGTTCGCCAAGAAATGCCGGCCGTAGGCATGACCGACCACGGCAATATGTATGGCTCCGATGCCTTCTACCGCCGCATGACCGGTGCCGGTATTAAACCCATCATCGGTATCGAGGCGTATATGGCGCCCGAATCCCGCTTCAATAAGAAGCGTGTGCTGTGGGGCACCCCAGATCAAAAGCGCGACGACGTCTCCGCTTCCGGCGCCTACCTCCACCAAACGATGATTGCCGAGAATGCCACCGGCCTGCGCAACCTTTTTACCTTGTCTTCTCTAGCTTCCTACGAGGGCCAGTTGGGCAAGTGGCCGCGCATGGATGCCGAGCTTATTGCCGAGCATGCCGACGGCATCATCGCCACCACCGGTTGCCCCTCTGGCGACGTCCAGACCCGCCTGCGCCTCGGCCAGTTCAACGAGGCGCTGGAGGCCGCGGCCATGTGGCAGGACATCTACGGCAAGGACAACTTCTTTTTGGAGTTGATGGACCATGGGCTGGACATCGAAAAGCGCACGCGCGATGGCCTACTAGAGATCGGCCGCAAGCTGGACCTGCCGCCGCTGGTGACCAATGACTGCCACTACGTGCTGGAGTCCCAAGCGCCAGCGCACGAGGCAATGCTGTGCGTGCAGACCGGCAAGACTTTCATGGACCCGGACCGCTTCAAGTTCGGCGGCACCGGCTACTACATTAAGTCGGCCGCGCAGATGCGCGAGACCTGGGACGATATGATTCCAGATGGCTGCGACAACACCCTGTGGATTGCAGAGCGCGTACAAGACTACGGCGAGATCTGGGAAGAGCACACCCACGACCGCATGCCTATTGCCGACGTCCCCGAGGGCCACACCCCAACCTCCTGGCTTACCCATGAGGTGATGGAGGGCCTGCAAGCGCGCTTCCCCGGCCAGGATGTTCCGGAGGAGTATATCGAGCGCGCCAAGTATGAGATCTCCGTCATCGAGATGAAGGGCTACCCGTCCTACTTTCTCATCGTGGCCGAGCTCATCAAGCACGCGCGCTCCGTGGGCATCCGCGTGGGGCCGGGCCGTGGCTCGGCCGCCGGCGCGCTCGTCGCCTACGCGCTGACCATTACCAATATCGACCCGCTAGAACACGATCTCCTCTTCGAGCGATTCTTGAACCCGGAGCGCCCCTCCGCGCCCGATATCGATATCGACTTCGATGACCGCCGCCGTGGCGAAATGATCACCTATGCGGCCGAGCGCTGGGGTGAGGACAAGGTGGCGCAGGTGATTACCTTCGGTACGGTGAAGACGAAGCAGGCCATTAAGGACTCCGCCAAGGTACACTTTGGCCAGCCCGGATTCCAGATGGCCGACCGCATTAACGGCGCGCTGCCGCCGGCAATCATGGCGAAGGATATTCCGCTCAAGGGCATCACAGACCCGGACCATGAGCGCTACTCCGAGGCCGCGGAGGTCCGCCAAATGGTGGAATCCGACCCAGATGTGAAAAAGATTTATGACACGGCGCGGGGCCTAGAGGGCGTCGTCAGGCAGGCAGGCGTGCACGCCTGTGCGGTGATTATGGCCTCGGTTCGCCTCATGGACCACATCCCCATGTGGAAGCGTCCGGCCGACGGTGCTTATATCACCGGCTGGGATTACCCGGCCTGCGAGGCCATCGGCCTGCTGAAGATGGACTTCCTAGGCCTGCGCAACCTCACCGTTATCGGCGATGCGATCGAAAACATCAAGCGCAACCGCGGCGAAGAAATCCACCTGGAGCAGCTGCATGCCGACGACCCCACGGTCTCCAAGGTCTACGACCTGCTCTCGCGCGGCGATACGCTGGGCGTCTTCCAACTCGACTCCGGCGGCATGCAGGAGCTGCTCAAACGCATGAAGCCAACCGGCTTTAAGGATATCGTGGCTTCCCTTGCGCTCTACCGCCCTGGCCCGATGGGCGTGAACGCTCACTGGGACTACGCGGACCGCAAGAACGGCCGTAAGGAAATCACCCCAATTCACCCAGAGCTGGAAGAGCCGCTAAAGGAAATCCTGGATGAGACCTATGGCCTCATCGTCTACCAGGAGCAGATCATGCGTATCTCGCAGAAGGTCGCCAACTACACGGCCGGCGAGGCAGATGGCTTCCGTAAGGCAATGGGTAAGAAGAAGCCGGAGGTGCTGGCGCAGCAGTACGACAAGTTCTGGGGCGGTATGCAAGAAAACGGCTACTCCAAGTCCGCCATGGATGCGCTTTGGGGCACCATCGAACCCTTCGCGTCCTACGCGTTTAACAAGTCCCACGCCGCGGGCTATGGCTTGGTGTCCTTCTGGACGGCCTACCTCAAGGCTTACTACGCACCGGAATACATGGCCGCGCTGTTGACCTCGGTGGGCGATAAAAAAGATAAGTCCGCCATCTACCTCTCGGACTGCCGCCACTTAGGCATCAAGGTGCTGCCGCCATCCGTCAACGAGTCCGAAGAGGACTTCCAGGCGGTGGGAGAGGATATCCGCTTCGGCATGGGCGCTATCCGCAACGTTGGCTCGGAAGTGGTGGAGTCCATCATTAAGTCTCGCCACGACAAGGGCGCGTTTACCTCCTTTAGCGATTATCTGGACAAGATCGAGCTCGCCGCCTGCACCAAGCGTGTGACAGAAGCGCTCATTAAGGCCGGTGCTTTCGATGACTTGAATCATCCGCGCAAGGGCCTGATGCTCATCCACGAGGATGCTGTTGACGCGGTGCAGACCACCAAAAAGGCCGCAGACAAGGGCCAGTTCGATCTCTTCGCGGGAATCGGCGGGCGAGAGGATGACGAGTCCTCCAATGCTTTTGCCTTGGATATCCCTGAAGATAATTGGGAGCGCAAGCACGAGCTCGCCCTCGAGCGCGAGATGCTCGGCCTGTACGTTTCCGGCCACCCGCTCGATGGCTTCGAGGAGGCGCTGGCCGCGCAGACGGATACCCCGCTGACCAAGATTCTCAACGATGAGGTGCACAACGGCCAAGAGCTCATTATCGGCGGCATTATCTCGGGCGTTGACCGCCGCTTCTCCAAGCGCGATGGCTCGCCATGGGCCATCGTCACGGTGGAAGACCACAACGGCGCGCAGGTGGAAATCTTGGTATTCAACAAGGTCTACTCGCTCGTCGCTCCGCAGATTGTGGAGGACAATATCATCTTGGCACGTGTGAACGTGAAGGTCCGCGATGAGCGTCGCTCCCTGTTCTGCTCCGATATCCGCGTGCCGGACCTCGGTCCTGGCGGTGGCGCGGGCCTGCCGCTGCGCCTGACCATGCGCACGGACCAGTGCACTATGGAAAACATTGCCCGGCTCAAGCAGGTTTTGCTTAAAAACCAGGGCGAGTCGGACGTGTATCTCGAGCTTGTTGACGGCTCCGAGTCCACCACGATGATCCTCGGCGATCACCTGCGCGTGGAGCGTTCCGGCAACCTCATGGGCGATCTCAAAGCTACTATGGGCGCGGGCATATTAGGCTGA
- the rarD gene encoding EamA family transporter RarD, which produces MDYYFVMLYTLAAYIMWGFFPAFFPLLLPASPLEILAHRVLWTAVLVTGFLFLSGRWREMVRMDKRTWAWLAAAGVFITANWGTYVVAINSNHVADAALGYFINPLVSVALGMVFLKEQLRPWQAGAVGVAAIAVLYLTFFTGQAPYISLLLAFSFGFYGLLKKQVRVSSVVSVATEALVMSPLAVGYILWLESSGQGTFASEGIGHALLLVSAGLITALPLLCFAEGARTLRLSTIGMLQYLTPIMQMLWALFVTQEHFSAHRWIGFGIIGVAVAIYVADLVRMARSA; this is translated from the coding sequence ATGGACTATTATTTTGTGATGCTCTACACTCTCGCCGCCTACATCATGTGGGGATTTTTCCCAGCGTTCTTCCCTCTCCTGCTGCCGGCTTCACCGCTGGAGATCCTGGCGCATCGCGTGTTGTGGACCGCGGTGTTGGTTACGGGATTTTTGTTCCTCAGCGGCCGGTGGCGAGAAATGGTGCGCATGGACAAGCGTACGTGGGCCTGGCTCGCGGCCGCGGGTGTATTCATCACGGCCAATTGGGGTACCTACGTGGTGGCGATTAATAGCAACCACGTGGCTGATGCAGCGCTCGGGTACTTCATCAATCCCCTGGTTTCGGTCGCCCTCGGCATGGTGTTTTTGAAAGAGCAGCTCCGCCCGTGGCAGGCCGGCGCTGTAGGGGTTGCGGCCATCGCGGTGCTGTATTTGACGTTCTTTACCGGCCAAGCACCGTATATTTCGCTGCTGTTGGCCTTCAGCTTCGGCTTTTATGGGCTGCTCAAAAAGCAGGTACGGGTGTCCTCGGTCGTCTCGGTCGCAACGGAGGCGCTCGTGATGTCACCGCTGGCGGTGGGCTATATCCTGTGGTTGGAAAGCAGCGGCCAGGGCACCTTCGCTAGCGAGGGTATCGGCCACGCGCTGCTTTTGGTCAGCGCTGGCTTGATCACCGCGCTGCCGCTTCTCTGCTTTGCGGAGGGCGCACGGACGCTGCGCTTATCGACGATCGGAATGCTCCAATACCTCACCCCCATCATGCAGATGCTGTGGGCTCTCTTTGTTACCCAGGAGCACTTTTCGGCGCACCGCTGGATCGGCTTCGGCATCATCGGCGTGGCCGTTGCGATTTACGTAGCCGATTTGGTGCGCATGGCTAGGAGCGCTTAA